The genomic stretch acttctaagacgactgatatcccaacaaaaatttcttcgagaaaagtgtggcgcagtctttgaagtacaatttctaaaatgaatgatatcgctagagttgacgctttcagcttcgttacgcaaaaattaaattttacacccaattttagctcaaacaagctggcttagtttttctcatcttctgccaaataatttttaccaaaaaaaaaattgactggaaacaaccaaaattttaccaaaaaaatctgcgttgCAAAGTGgctcaggaacagaccagcaagaaaatttatctgccacatgcgacgcagatttttttggtaaaattttggttgtttccagtcaaatttttttttggtaaaaattatttggcagataatgagaaaaactaatccagcttgtttgaactaaaattgggtgtaaaatctaatttttgcgtaacgaagctgaaagcgtcaactctagcgatatcattcattttagaaattgtacttcaaagactgcgtcacacttttctcgaagagatttttgttgggattattGTTTTCAATGCCAACGGATCATCATATAGATGCAATTTAACCGTAAGTGTTCAATGGTTCATTCACATTCACTCTATTCATGCGTTGCATGAGTCGCCTGTTTAtgtttatagaaaaaaaaaggaaaaagtaAACTGAGAGAAGAAATACATGTTCTTAGGGTTAGCTGGTCTTTTCGTATTATTACTCGTCTGTGCCGTATCATCGACGATATACCCGCACCGAATTCAACGTTTGCATTGAGTAGCTCTGTAAAACCTTGATGGTAATTATTACTAAGTCTACAGATTGTTCAAACCATCTGAAGGTAATTTTCAACAGTTCAAATACTTTTAAAGATTGCAGCTACATGGTTTTGCGTAAGTTTTTGGTTAAATCGCATGAACACAAAAGGAAAGAGTTATCACTAAAGCCCCCCTAAAGTGTGCTGAGATGCAACCAGTTTTCTtgactaaataaaattttttgctacGATGGCCACCTCTCacaacatttttgtcattCAGATATTCTGTTCCTCTTGGATCGTAGGTCGACTAGGTTCTATAGAATGGTAagtaattcgattttttaaactttcctgccaaaatcatcaatttttttccaaactAATGTTTTTAAGCGCACCTTACTGCTGTATCTGGTTTGCACTTACCCCACTTACCTCTTGAGCATTGGTTCAGCTGACTTAGAAAGTAGTCAATTTTTGGAATGCCCCAAAATCAGCGACGGTACTTATCCATATTGCGTTTGCAAGCACGGACCAGTCTACAACAGTGATACAAACACCTGCCCAAATCCTGAATGTCCAGTCAGTGAGAGCATTGGTATCTATCCGAACTGTACGTGTCAGCACAAAAACTTCGATTTCAGCATCACTTTCAACGAGTGTTTTCGAGTTTGTCCCGACAATAGCACCGGTTACTGGCCTAATTGCAAGTGCGACTCAAATGGCTATGGCTTCAACAAAGAATTATTCGAATGTACCGCTTGTCCCAAAAACAGCACTGGTCAATATCCTGATTGCCGTTGTGACGATGATAGTGCCGTCTATCAAAGgtccaaaaatttttgtgaaggaTGTGAACAGGGAATGTATGGAAATTTCCCGAATTGCACTTGTCCCAATGGAGCTACATACAACTTAAACTTCCAACGTTGTGTGCATGAACCCAAAAATGGATCGATACAGTGTCCGTCGCGAAGCAAGGGCACTTATCCGAATTGCACTTGCCAAGGTGACGGAATCTACAACGGATTAGCCAACATTTGCAATGAATGTCCTTATCATAGTACCGGTGTCTATCCGAACTGTGTCTGCTTGTTTGATGGGACTTACAACCAAACAACAAACTTTTGCATCTCCTGTCCTATTGTGAGTAATGGAGTGTATCCGAACTGTGTTTGCCACAACGGCTTTACATACGAGGTAGCTTCGAATTGGTGTTACATCTGTCCAGTTAATAGCACTGGGACATTTCCGAATTGTGATTGTGGACATTCGTCGCAGTATGTTCAAAAAACGAACAGGTGTGAGCGTTGCCCGGAAAATAGTACGGGCGTTTATCCGCATTGTAAATGTGACAACGGAAACTACAGCAAGACTCATAGGATTTGCATTGAGTGTCCAACAGACGCTACCGGTTTTTATCCAGCTTGTAAATGCAATGACGAACAGTTAAAATTCGATGCGTTAGAAAGAAAATGCTACCGTGAGTGTCCAGCAAATAGTTCAGGAATTCATCCGTTTTGCCTATGTGACGGAGAATACAAATATTTCGATCGCATCAATGAGGCATGTACGAGCAGTATTGGGAAAATCTGTCCGTCCGACAGTATTGGAACTGGTCCAGACTGCTTATGTGTGAGGAAAGATTATCGATTCAGTTCATACTTATGGTCATGTGGAAAATATGTGGTATATGAAGCTACTGGTGATGTATCAATCGATTTCAAAGTATTACAAAGCTcaattggttaaaaatttcCGGAATCGAATGACTGTCGGTCATTACAATAAAGTTGTGCTTGGTAATGTGAAGACTTTTCATTGAGTAAGTCTCAATTTGTTACGTTCGTTAAGTATTTCTATTAAGCTAAGCAAAAGCTTTCGACTAAATGTTAGTATCCTGGACAATTTAACTTCGATTGCATCACCTTTCACAATCACAGACCTCAATTTTTTACGACGGTCGAAGAGCCTGGGACCTGGAATTCAAAGTCACCAAACAATGCGCATTTTCGTACACATATTGGAGCAccttggagtaccttgagtccaCTCTACATTCGTCCAATGAGTCccatatcgaccatgtttcaactgaatcaaaagctttttcgaagtcaatGAATATCAAGACTATGCTAATCTTGTATTCGttgcatttttcaatcaacGTTCTCATCACTTGTAAATGATCGTTCGTGCTGAAACCTGATCGAAATCCACCTTGTTCGActggttggtagaagtcgaacttttTCGTGTTCCTTTTTGTGATGATTTTCATGAATAGCTTGTACAGTGTTGATAAAAGActtatgggccggtaattttcTAGCTTTGTTATGTCCCCTTTTTTGTGCAGTAATGTGATCTCTGCATTTTCCCATGCTTCCGGGATTTTTTCCCATTGGAGGCACTGATTGAACAAAGCCGTTATTGCACTTAATagggagtctccacctagtttaatggcttcgatgggaacaccatcttcaccaggtgactttttgtttttcatttcgttgacTGCAGCCTTTACTTCTTCAACAAG from Bradysia coprophila strain Holo2 unplaced genomic scaffold, BU_Bcop_v1 contig_138, whole genome shotgun sequence encodes the following:
- the LOC119074125 gene encoding scavenger receptor class F member 2-like, which encodes MRTLLLYLVCTYPTYLLSIGSADLESSQFLECPKISDGTYPYCVCKHGPVYNSDTNTCPNPECPVSESIGIYPNCTCQHKNFDFSITFNECFRVCPDNSTGYWPNCKCDSNGYGFNKELFECTACPKNSTGQYPDCRCDDDSAVYQRSKNFCEGCEQGMYGNFPNCTCPNGATYNLNFQRCVHEPKNGSIQCPSRSKGTYPNCTCQGDGIYNGLANICNECPYHSTGVYPNCVCLFDGTYNQTTNFCISCPIVSNGVYPNCVCHNGFTYEVASNWCYICPVNSTGTFPNCDCGHSSQYVQKTNRCERCPENSTGVYPHCKCDNGNYSKTHRICIECPTDATGFYPACKCNDEQLKFDALERKCYRECPANSSGIHPFCLCDGEYKYFDRINEACTSSIGKICPSDSIGTGPDCLCVRKDYRFSSYLWSCGKYVVYEATGDVSIDFKVLQSSIG